The genomic region TCCTTAGGTCACTGGTTCGAATCCGGTAGGTCGGATTTCCTTTTATCCATTCAACTTTTTTTCATTCACTCCACGTTCAATGGGCCTTATAGAGTAATTGGGCCTTGCTTTTTAAATGGTCCAGTCCAGTTGTTGCAACTCTTCTTCTTGTTTCTTCTGATCACCATAGTTGCAGAGCGCGAGAATGGAGCAGCAGAATGAGAAAGAAGCGATTAGGGAAGCATCAGTGGAGGTCTCCAATGAATTCAAAACCCTAATTGATGCCCACGATTTGGATTCCCTCAAACAACTGCAGCATCTCATGTATTGTTCTCTCTCTGCCTACTGAGCTTAAAGTTTGGATCTTTATTTGTTTTTGTGGTTATATTGGTTATTAAATCTCTAATGTGCACTGTAATTCTATCTTGGTATATCACCCAATTGGGTATTTGTAAATTCCTGTTGAAAAAGGAAGAAACTTGATTGATGCTTTGTTTTTAGTATTGTGATTACTGTGTATTTGTGTATTGAAGATGAGTCCTTTAATTAATGGTATCAAATAGAGAGGGCAGTGATTGATTTTGCAATAATATGAGTTGCATGAGTACTTAGATTGCTTGTATGCAGAATGTAAAGGGTAGGGAGTTGGATTAGCATTCACAGTTTGCTTGCTTGTTGTGATTATAATCTGGTGGACTTTGATAGTTAGATGCTGAAATGCAAAAGATTGAATATTTGCATCTTTTCTTGAGGATTATCTGTGAAAAATTAGCACAGGCTACCATGGATGGTGTAAGATTTTAGTTATCTAGTTGAGGTATGTACGGTCTGACTTCATTGTAGGAAGCTTGGATGGAAGTATTTCCGTTGAGACTTCCTTTTTCATATTACTTTTACTACAATAGTAGCAGTAACACTATGCGGTCTGTCAGGGTTAAGATGTCGGCTTATATTGAAATTGCTGTACTTGCTACATTACATGATATGTGGTTGATCTCTTGCTGGTTGCCTGTTTTGTTGCATTTTGGATAACCTTTTTTATTTTCTGTAACACATTTCCTTTCCTCCTATAATTGCAGATTGGGGAGGTTGCAAGATGGCAATGCGGTTCTGTCACACTATAATGAAGTTTCAGAGAACTGCTTTGCTGAGGTTTCTGGAGATTTCTCTAGAAACACACGCCTTTTACGGTCTATGAAGTCGGATCTTGAATACATATTTCAGAAGTTAAGGTGTGATCATCGCTTTCTCTTATTATTTAAAGTACTCACCTGTGTTTGTGAATTTCTATCTGGCTATACTGTTGCTTGTTCTGGCTCTTGATGGTTTCTAGTCTGGATATTCTTTCTGGCATGCGTATATGAATTTTTAGTATAGTTTCTTACCACATATAAGCACACTATTTAACAAAGATACAAAGGGATAGAATAAAAACCTATCAGCCGTATCTGCAAAAAACAAAAAAAAAAGCTCTTTAGCTTGTACATATTCTAGAGGGTAAAAGGGTTTGACAACTTAAGGTTGTACCACTTACTACAATTCGATTGGAGAAATTTAAGAATATATCTCATCCCACAAAACTAAAAGGTCACAAAGACACATATGCACAGAAGAACAAACCAGGCTGAGCCCTGTGAATTCATGTGATTTACTGATTT from Fragaria vesca subsp. vesca linkage group LG3, FraVesHawaii_1.0, whole genome shotgun sequence harbors:
- the LOC101309620 gene encoding uncharacterized protein LOC101309620: MEQQNEKEAIREASVEVSNEFKTLIDAHDLDSLKQLQHLILGRLQDGNAVLSHYNEVSENCFAEVSGDFSRNTRLLRSMKSDLEYIFQKLRSMKSRILATYPDAFPDDSKQEVHDQRPDLEMPL